One window from the genome of Asterias rubens chromosome 11, eAstRub1.3, whole genome shotgun sequence encodes:
- the LOC117296734 gene encoding girdin-like: MPFHSLLATPPKRIRRFCELRPVNKQSKHSQKYETNLDKELLQHVKEARLYQDVDVASRKGPREGQTPSPSLPYSKDFGTFDLTLCLATDGRCVVLVEYEQRIFVNGRQIYIQDDGQVWDRLGKKNATFQGYYDCAIKAKKHLRRGIGARNTNKSPMKNKNGCYDNSARSPVGGKSVVKHTQPELLEQHCGITFESELTELEAAFGRIIARLCKIILDVIGYETTLANENTDQESSHKTDRLQTTLDRLSDQFQSVVELSASLQAQYESAESIQNMWTSGDGLMEVNQGPLGSEKDDPSESSPNSRRIQDSKIVNKPHELWVENQKLRREVHTLELDLNQLEHLHKQVEKQFYEVESARVDAQNQLASTSAENAALKKQVSRLASGKTVTEGSSSEGSGTNLLSRFAKRLSGSAKLTSPIKATNPSSVESSNEDIDNVEECSEHVTARRDGNGELGELKTLDRHQNLRSEMKRLRKVYENMEDEVEKYGEENRSMRMRLHKMERERDDLRGKLRAADSILEDRNGEIEQLDCTNCHLNTRCTGLSSEKTTLELELSRVNSVCAETGSRLRTVERELKEFEKINKEAEIEKRQCRDKLDLLNQAHLDECSKSSKLLKEKSTVEGHLSRLRREEGALAAELDKLRVENDGNAKGRLRAENENERITQELRDAKKNQAELTDDLNHLRRSLIKSETASKSLDAESAKLREKSNRLNGEAEELRVRSEELYLGNRMLEEENSCMKEMNRKLQYENSEMQETVSSLTDVNTGIRAKMRQWNRDNVSMENKMKKLINAKAALHGVIKQLNTVNSDIENRFEKMDSEYADLEVRLGGKNPNVGDDRGTFEDDFQREYNKLKKQLQNDDRKMTKEERDECPGGAIGEARRKPASDAVANLKSDFAELEREFLRGGRDKIQKDRPSSSNMNDITFVSACSDFDSGELGLWWDDTGELNSSLVLGAEQDKLQRTRQSSD, from the exons ATGCCATTTCACTCACTGTTAGCCACTCCTCCAAAACGTATCCGGCGTTTCTGTGAGTTACGCCCGGTGAACAAACAAAGTAAACACAGCCAAAAATATGAGACGAATTTAGACAAGGAGCTGTTACAACACGTGAAGGAGGCTAGATTGTATCAAGATGTAGATGTAGCATCTAGGAAGGGACCGAGAGAGGGGCAAACTCCTTCACCATCGCTACCTTACAGTAAAGATTTCGGAACGTTTGATCTTACACTTTGTCTGGCCACGGATGGTCGTTGTGTGGTACTCGTAGAATATGAGCAGAGGATATTTGTCAACGGACGGCAG ATCTACATTCAAGATGATGGCCAGGTTTGGGATCGTCTTGGAAAGAAGAATGCAACTTTCCAGGGATACTATGACTGTGCCATCAAGGCCAAGAAACATCTACGGCGAGGCATCGGTGCAAGAAATACCAATAAAAGTCCAATGAAGAATAAG AATGGATGTTACGACAACAGCGCAAGGTCCCCGGTTGGAGGCAAGTCAGTTGTTAAACATACACAACCAGAACTGCTTGAACAACATTGTGG GATTACGTTTGAATCTGAACTGACTGAACTTGAAGCTGCATTTGGTCGAATCATCGCCCGTCTATGCAAAATTATCCTGGACGTCATTGGTTACGAGACAACATTAGCCAATGAAAACACTGACCAAGAGAGTAGTCATAAAACTGACCGGTTGCAGACTACCCTCGATCGACTCTCTGATCAATTTCAGTCAGTCGTTGAGTTGAGCGCCAGTCTGCAAGCACAGTACGAATCTGCAGAGTCTATACAAAACATGTGGACATCTGGAGATGGCCTGATGGAAGTGAACCAGGGACCGCTTGGATCAGAGAAAGATGACCCATCGGAATCCAGTCCTAACTCTCGACGGATTCAGGACAGTAAAATCGTTAATAAACCCCATGAATTATGGGTTGAAAACCAAAAGTTAAGACGGGAAGTCCATACCCTTGAGCTTGACCTTAATCAGCTGGAGCACCTTCATAAGCAAGTTGAAAAGCAGTTCTACGAGGTGGAGAGTGCCCGAGTAGACGCCCAGAACCAACTTGCGTCAACATCTGCCGAGAATGCGGCTCTGAAGAAGCAAGTCTCTCGTCTAGCGAGTGGTAAAACAGTGACGGAGGGAAGTTCATCCGAGGGCAGTGGAACCAATTTGCTGAGTCGGTTTGCAAAGAGGCTGTCTGGATCGGCAAAGCTCACCTCGCCAATAAAAGCAACTAATCCTTCCAGTGTCGAATCATCAAATGAAGATATTGATAATGTAGAAGAATGCAGTGAACATGTCACTGCCAGGAGAGATGGAAATGGTGAACTGGGTGAGCTTAAGACTCTCGATAGACATCAAAACCTCCGCTCGGAGATGAAGCGTCTGCGAAAGGTCTACGAAAACATGGAAGATGAAGTGGAAAAATATGGGGAAGAGAACAGGTCAATGCGCATGCGTCTTCATAAAATGGAGAGGGAGAGGGATGACCTACGGGGAAAACTTCGAGCAGCAGACAGCATTTTGGAAGATAGGAACGGAGAAATAGAGCAACTAGATTGTACAAACTGTCATCTTAATACAAGGTGCACAGGTCTCTCTTCTGAGAAAACAACACTGGAACTTGAACTCAGCAGAGTCAACTCAGTTTGTGCAGAAACTGGTAGCCGCTTGAGGACAGTTGAGAGGGAATTGAAGGAATTTGAGAAGATCAATAAGGAGGCAGAGATAGAGAAACGGCAGTGCAGAGACAAACTCGACCTACTGAATCAAGCACATCTAGATGAATGTAGTAAATCATCGAAACTTCTGAAGGAGAAATCAACCGTTGAGGGACACCTCAGTAGATTAAGACGAGAGGAGGGCGCACTTGCCGCAGAATTGGACAAGCTCCGAGTGGAGAATGATGGCAATGCTAAGGGACGACTCCGGGCAGAGAATGAAAATGAACGGATTACACAAGAGCTTAGGGATGCTAAGAAAAACCAGGCCGAGTTGACAGACGATTTGAACCATCTCCGCAGGAGTCTCATCAAGTCAGAGACGGCTTCGAAGTCACTGGACGCAGAGAGCGCTAAATTGAGAGAGAAATCCAACAGACTGAACGGCGAGGCTGAAGAGTTGAGAGTGCGATCTGAAGAGTTGTATCTAGGCAATAGAATGCTTGAGGAAGAGAACAGCTGCATGAAGGAGATGAATCGAAAACTTCAGTACGAGAACTCAGAGATGCAGGAAACGGTGTCATCTCTGACTGATGTCAACACCGGCATCCGAGCAAAGATGAGGCAATGGAACCGAGACAATGTCTCCATGGAAAACAAGATGAAGAAACTTATCAATGCCAAGGCTGCACTACACGGGGTGATCAAACAGCTTAACACCGTCAACTCGGATATTGAGAACCGCTTTGAGAAGATGGACAGTGAGTACGCAGACTTAGAAGTGCGGCTTGGTGGAAAGAATCCTAACGTTGGTGACGATCGCGGTACCTTCGAAGACGACTTTCAGAGGGAGTATAATAAGCTAAAGAAACAGCTCCAGAACGACGACAGAAAAATGACGAAGGAAGAGAGGGATGAATGCCCAGGAGGGGCAATAGGTGAGGCAAGGAGGAAACCTGCCTCTGATGCTGTCGCCAATTTGAAGAGTGATTTTGCAGAGCTCGAGAGGGAATTTCTGCGTGGTGGACGGGATAAAATACAGAAAGACAGACCTAGCTCTTCCAATATGAACGATATAACTTTTGTGTCAGCATGTAGTGATTTTGACTCTGGGGAGCTTGGACTATGGTGGGATGATACCGGGGAGTTAAACAGCTCTTTGGTCTTAGGGGCAGAGCAAGACAAGTTGCAAAGAACGAGACAATCATCTGATTGA